Proteins from a single region of Ananas comosus cultivar F153 linkage group 3, ASM154086v1, whole genome shotgun sequence:
- the LOC109707751 gene encoding AT-hook motif nuclear-localized protein 9, translating to MDGREAMSMSGPSYYMQRGMGAAGPGAQPGLRGPSPVIRSMPNPGASLAMQSSVSFGHGFHVESPPPPPPPPPPPTAHEVGAGAAAGEPVKRKRGRPRKYGPDGSVSLGLSPMSASAPQGVLMGSGSVSASAGPSQRRGRGRPPGTGRKQQLALLGEWVAGSAGMGFTPHVIRIEPGEDIASKIMSFSQQGPRAVCILSANGVVSAVTLRQPASTTGTVTFEGRFEILCLSGSYLPSNTGGTRGRTGGLSVSLSGADGRVLGGGVGGRLTAATPVQVIVGSFMYGGTKAKNKASSSQDPGAEPDSPIGATSSTPTITPPNQNLTPVMGGWSSSRHLEIRPGHIDIDLTRG from the exons ATGGATGGGAGGGAGGCCATGTCGATGTCGGGGCCCTCGTACTACATGCAGAGAGGGATGGGCGCCGCTGGACCCGGCGCACAGCCCGGCCTCCGTGGACCGTCGCCGGTGATCCGGTCCATGCCGAACCCGGGCGCGAGCTTGGCCATGCAATCCTCCGTTAGCTTCGGCCACGGGTTCCACGTAGagtcgccgccaccgccgccgccgcctcctcctcctcctacggcGCACGAGGTGGGTGccggcgcggcggcgggagaACCTgtgaagaggaagagggggcGGCCGCGGAAGTATGGACCGGACGGGTCCGTGTCGCTTGGTCTGTCGCCAATGTCGGCTTCGGCCCCCCAAGGAGTGTTGATGGGTTCTGGTTCGGTATCTGCCTCGGCCGGTCCTTCGCAGAGACGGGGAAGGGGACGGCCCCCGGGCACCGGGAGGAAGCAGCAACTGGCACTTCTTG GGGAATGGGTTGCTGGATCAGCTGGCATGGGGTTCACTCCACATGTCATAAGAATTGAACCTGGAGAG GATATTGCTTCAAAGATAATGTCATTTTCACAGCAGGGTCCAAGGGCTGTGTGTATCCTCTCAGCAAATGGTGTTGTATCTGCAGTGACCCTCCGTCAGCCAGCATCTACTACTGGAACTGTTACTTTCGAG GGCCGTTTTGAAATTCTTTGCTTATCAGGCTCTTATCTACCATCTAATACTGGCGGAACACGTGGCCGTACTGGGGGCCTAAGTGTATCTCTCTCTGGCGCTGACGGTCGTGTACTCGGCGGTGGTGTTGGTGGACGGCTAACAGCTGCAACCCCTGTACAG GTGATTGTCGGAAGCTTCATGTACGGCGGAACGAAAGCGAAGAACAAAGCAAGCAGCAGTCAGGATCCAGGTGCTGAACCCGACTCACCTATTGGTGCTACTTCTAGCACACCCACTATTACACCGCCCAATCAAAATCTGACGCCTGTGATGGGAGGATGGTCTTCTTCGAGGCATTTGGAAATCAGGCCAGGCCATATTGACATTGACTTGACTCGCGGGTAA